In the genome of bacterium, the window TAAGTTCAAAAGTCCCTTCACCTGCTTCAAACTGATAACCTTCATTTTCAAGTTCTCCAACCATATCAACAAGTTTCTTTATAATTTCAGGTTTTTCTTCAAGTTTGTAGTCCTTAAATTTCTGTAAAATTGTGCTTTTACCGGAAAGTTCAGATATTAAAATTCTTCTTTCATTCCCAACAACTTTTGGGTCAATATGTTCATAAGTCAAAGGATTTTTACTAACTGCATCAATGTGAACCCCTCCTTTATGGGCAAAAGCGCTTAAACCAACAAAAGGTTGATTATTTGGAGGAACAATATTTGCGACTTCATAAATAAATCTTGAAAGTTCCGTTAGATGAATTAAGTTTTCATCAGGAATACATTTATAACCCATTTTAATCTGTAAAATTGGAATTATTGCGGTCAAGTCAGCATTTCCACACCTTTCTCCAAAACCATTTATTGTCCCCTGAATATGAACTGCTCCACTTTTAACAGCACTTACAGTATTTGCAACTCCAAGAGAAGAATCGTTATGAGTATGAATTCCAAGAGGTATTTTAATTTTCTCTTTAATTTTTTTAACAATTTCTTCAACTTCAAATGGTAAACTTCCTCCATTTGTATCACATAAAACAATTCTTTCTACTCCATAATTTTCAGCAACAAGAAGTGTTTTTAATGCATATTCAGGATTTCTTTTATATCCATCAAAAAAATGCTCAGCATCAAAAAATACTTTTCTGCCATGTTTAGTTAAAAAATCTACTGTTTCTTCAATAAGTTTTAAATTTTCATCAAGTGTAATTTTTAAAACATCAGCAACATGTAAATCCCACGATTTTCCGAAAATTGTTATATATTCTGTTTCACTTTCAAGTAATTTCTTTATAAAAGGGTCTTTTTCAACAGGATAATTTTTTCTTCTTGTACTTCCAAAGGCAACAATTTTACTATTTTTAAATTTTTTATTTTTTATTTTTTTGAAAAAAGCAATGTCTTTAGGATTTGAACCAGGCCAGCCACCCTCTATAAAATCAATACCAAATTCATCAAGTTTTTCTGCAATCTTAATTTTATCATTAAGAGTAAAAAAAACGTTTTCTCCCTGTGCTCCATCCCTTAGTGTAGTATCATAAACCTCTATCTTATTTTTTTCCATTTTGTTTTTCTCTCCTAATAATAATATTATACAGAAGTTTGAAATAAAAGTCAAAAAATTGAAAAGAAAATTATCTTAATAAGATTTTATTCATACTAAATTTTCAAATAAAAGTTATTGATACATTGACAACTGTTTTTTTGTTTCATAAAGAGAAATGATTTTCTGGACAACTTCATCAATTGTAAGATTTGTGGTATCTATGTAAAAATAATCATCCTGTTTGACAAGAGGAGCAATTTTTCTGTTTTTATCTTTTTCATCTCTTTCAATTATTTCCTTTTTTATCTTTTCAATATCCTCTTCAATTCCCATCTGTTTTAATTGTAAATATCTTCTTTTTGCCCTTTCATCAACTGAGGCATCCAGATATATTTTTAACTGTGCATCTGGAAACACTTTACTTCCTATATCTCTCCCTTCCATAACAATATTATTTTTTTCTCTGTATTTTCTTTGCATATCCCATAAAATCTCTCTTATTTTCAGCATTGAAGCAATATAAGAAGTATTTTTACTCACATCTTCTTTTCTTATTTCATCACTTACATCTTCACCATCAACAAAAACTTTATATCTATCAGAATCATTATAAAGTTCAATTTTTGTATTTTTTGCCATTTCAACAATTTTTTCTGTATCTTCCCACGGTATTTTTTCTTTCATTGCTTTTAAAGTAAGTGCTCTATACATTGCACCTGTATCAACATAAAGAAAATTCAATTTTTTAGCAATAATTTTTGCAACAGTACTTTTCCCTGCTCCTGCTGGACCATCAATTGCTATAACAAAGTTTTTCATTTATTCTTCCATTATTTCTTTTTCTTTATCTTTTATTTTTTTGTCTACTTCCTCTATATATTTATCTGTCAACTTTTGAATTTCTTCAGTTCCTTTAAACATATCATCTTCAGAAATCTGTTTATCCTCTTTTGCTTTTTTTAACTGTTCATTTGCCTTTCTTCTTAATTCTCTTATTTCAACTTTTGCCTCTTCTCCCATATTATGTAAAATTTTTACAAGTTCTTTTCTTCTCTCTTCGCTTAAAGGAGGGATCGGAACTCTGATTATATTTCCATCTGATATAGGTGTAAGTCCAAGATTATTTGTCTGTATTGCTTTTAAAATATTTCCATAAATACTTTTATCCCATGGTTGAATGACTATCATCTGTGGCTGTGGTATTGTAATTGTAGCAACCTGATTGATTGG includes:
- the cimA gene encoding citramalate synthase, with product MEKNKIEVYDTTLRDGAQGENVFFTLNDKIKIAEKLDEFGIDFIEGGWPGSNPKDIAFFKKIKNKKFKNSKIVAFGSTRRKNYPVEKDPFIKKLLESETEYITIFGKSWDLHVADVLKITLDENLKLIEETVDFLTKHGRKVFFDAEHFFDGYKRNPEYALKTLLVAENYGVERIVLCDTNGGSLPFEVEEIVKKIKEKIKIPLGIHTHNDSSLGVANTVSAVKSGAVHIQGTINGFGERCGNADLTAIIPILQIKMGYKCIPDENLIHLTELSRFIYEVANIVPPNNQPFVGLSAFAHKGGVHIDAVSKNPLTYEHIDPKVVGNERRILISELSGKSTILQKFKDYKLEEKPEIIKKLVDMVGELENEGYQFEAGEGTFELMVRKALGKYKKLFEVEGFRVIVEKKGKKVISEATVKVKVGKLIEHTASEGNGPVNALDNALRKALEKFYPEIKEMKLTDYKVRILKPEKATAAVTRVLIESTDEKDTWGTVGVSENIIEASWKALLDSFEYKILKFR
- the cmk gene encoding (d)CMP kinase → MKNFVIAIDGPAGAGKSTVAKIIAKKLNFLYVDTGAMYRALTLKAMKEKIPWEDTEKIVEMAKNTKIELYNDSDRYKVFVDGEDVSDEIRKEDVSKNTSYIASMLKIREILWDMQRKYREKNNIVMEGRDIGSKVFPDAQLKIYLDASVDERAKRRYLQLKQMGIEEDIEKIKKEIIERDEKDKNRKIAPLVKQDDYFYIDTTNLTIDEVVQKIISLYETKKQLSMYQ
- the frr gene encoding ribosome recycling factor, with amino-acid sequence MRSKIYNETEQKMKGVVDFFTKEISKMRAGRASISLLEGVLVECYGSKMPINQVATITIPQPQMIVIQPWDKSIYGNILKAIQTNNLGLTPISDGNIIRVPIPPLSEERRKELVKILHNMGEEAKVEIRELRRKANEQLKKAKEDKQISEDDMFKGTEEIQKLTDKYIEEVDKKIKDKEKEIMEE